The following are from one region of the Suricata suricatta isolate VVHF042 unplaced genomic scaffold, meerkat_22Aug2017_6uvM2_HiC HiC_scaffold_2611, whole genome shotgun sequence genome:
- the GAL gene encoding galanin peptides: SQHLGEVRASGPGTSSSRPENVPASVVCPPRCARRARRSPAARPSCSGTGRAGHCGNGHGSPLCPETDAVDNHRPFQEKPGLTGKRELPPEDAARPGSFARPMSEDAVVRTIIEFLTFLRLKGM; the protein is encoded by the exons AGTCCCAGCATCTAGGGGAGGTCCGGGCCTCCGGCCCTGGCACAAGCTCTTCGCGGCCCGAGAATGTTCCTGCTTCTGTGGTGTGCCCACCGCGCTGTGCTCGCCGTGCGCGTCGATCACCAGCAGCCAGGCCGTCCTGCTCTGGGACGGGGCGCGCGGGTCACTGCGGTAACGGCCACGGCTCTCCTCTCTGCCCGGAAACAGATGCCGTTGACAACCACAGACCGTTTCAGGAGAAGCCCGGCCTCACCGGCAAGCGGGAGCTCCCGCCTGAGGACGCGGCCAGGCCAG GAAGCTTCGCCAGGCCGATGTCCGAGGACGCTGTTGTGCGCACGATAATCGAGTTTCTGACTTTCTTGCGTCTCAAAGGTATGTGA